From a region of the Candidatus Angelobacter sp. genome:
- a CDS encoding response regulator codes for MNESDNFALVPMAPGAIEKAQLGAKRILSGMVADTLALAKKEPSAKPVFTALLGKDHFADLYRLLLKSQLGEQYDLNIIQFESATELLKLAEEHAFDFVAVYLLNIVWDAGVYSDMVCADAAWGKWNFSRAHEVLGRLYSSYGKPIFATQGLELTKEFEGTGVAFVTAPFEIEAFRNVIKASLALRQPRKIVLVDDDRTLLEIVEAVIRRWLNEVTLRVFDNGEEAWRELLRAAPDLLITDMNRPGLNGWKMLPLLTERKAKYPILVTSGSKSEELVLEYANKGLNVTFLPKPFAWRKFRQILSSKLGLGDQPDTVVRKNNR; via the coding sequence ATGAACGAATCCGACAACTTTGCGCTGGTGCCGATGGCGCCGGGTGCGATCGAAAAGGCGCAGCTGGGCGCGAAGCGAATCTTGTCCGGCATGGTTGCGGATACGCTCGCGCTGGCAAAGAAGGAGCCGTCAGCCAAACCCGTCTTTACCGCCCTATTGGGCAAGGATCATTTTGCAGACTTGTATAGGCTGCTGCTCAAAAGCCAACTGGGCGAGCAGTACGACCTGAACATAATTCAATTTGAAAGCGCCACAGAACTGTTGAAACTCGCGGAAGAACACGCGTTCGATTTTGTCGCGGTTTACCTCTTGAACATCGTTTGGGACGCCGGTGTTTATTCGGACATGGTGTGCGCGGACGCGGCATGGGGAAAGTGGAATTTCAGTCGAGCCCATGAAGTTTTGGGGCGATTATACTCAAGTTACGGCAAGCCAATCTTTGCCACTCAGGGCTTGGAGTTGACCAAAGAATTCGAGGGGACAGGTGTCGCCTTTGTTACCGCCCCGTTCGAGATCGAGGCGTTTCGGAATGTCATAAAGGCGAGCTTGGCGCTAAGACAGCCCCGCAAAATCGTACTCGTGGACGACGACCGCACACTCTTGGAAATAGTTGAGGCTGTGATCCGCCGTTGGCTCAACGAGGTCACACTTCGCGTGTTCGACAACGGCGAGGAAGCTTGGCGGGAACTGTTGCGAGCAGCCCCCGATCTTCTCATCACAGACATGAACCGCCCCGGTCTGAATGGTTGGAAGATGCTTCCGCTTTTGACGGAACGTAAAGCCAAGTATCCGATTCTCGTAACGTCAGGCTCCAAGTCGGAGGAGCTAGTGCTGGAGTACGCGAATAAGGGTTTGAACGTCACGTTTTTGCCGAAGCCTTTTGCGTGGCGAAAATTCCGCCAAATACTCTCATCAAAACTCGGTCTTGGCGACCAGCCTGACACCGTGGTACGGAAGAACAACCGGTGA
- a CDS encoding Gfo/Idh/MocA family oxidoreductase has translation MNPPVNRRQFLKQSTVIGTSLATMGNIASLRAGGGANNKIVVAVMGTNGRGMDHIQSYLAQPNVEIGYICDVDSRAVEKGIAAVVKKQEKTPKGVKDFRTVLDDKAVDVLSIATPNHWHAPATILACAAGKNVYVEKPCCYAPHEGELMVAAARKHKRVVQMGNQRRSWPWVIEAIAKVRSGEIGRVTFARTWYNSARGTIGRGKQTPVPDWLDYSLWQGPAPEQPYVDNLVHYNWHWRWHWGNGELGNNGIHALDVARWGLGVDYPRRVTCAGGRYQFNDDQETPDAYVTAYEFDGKAATWESHSCHPRGFEGEQFGIAFYGDKGYLVIAGNGCKIYDINGKELNSIKGRWNDADHFANFLDGIRNGTRLNSEIEEGVKSTLWCHLGNIAWRTGHALNIDPASGRIAGDKEADKLWSREYRKGWEPKV, from the coding sequence ATGAATCCACCTGTCAATCGGCGTCAGTTTCTCAAGCAATCCACCGTCATCGGAACCAGCCTCGCGACCATGGGAAACATTGCGTCGCTGCGGGCGGGCGGTGGCGCGAACAACAAGATCGTCGTTGCGGTCATGGGCACCAACGGACGTGGCATGGACCACATCCAGAGTTATCTGGCCCAGCCCAATGTTGAGATTGGTTACATTTGCGACGTGGACAGCCGCGCCGTTGAGAAGGGCATCGCCGCAGTCGTCAAAAAGCAGGAGAAGACACCCAAAGGAGTGAAGGATTTTCGCACGGTTTTGGACGACAAGGCGGTGGATGTGCTCTCCATCGCCACGCCGAACCACTGGCACGCGCCGGCGACGATCCTGGCGTGCGCCGCCGGCAAGAACGTTTATGTGGAAAAGCCCTGCTGTTACGCTCCGCACGAGGGGGAACTCATGGTTGCCGCCGCGCGAAAGCACAAACGCGTCGTGCAAATGGGCAATCAACGCCGGAGCTGGCCATGGGTCATCGAGGCCATCGCGAAGGTGCGCAGCGGCGAGATCGGCCGCGTCACCTTCGCCCGCACCTGGTATAACAGCGCCCGCGGCACCATCGGTCGCGGCAAACAAACGCCGGTGCCCGACTGGCTCGATTATTCGCTCTGGCAGGGTCCGGCGCCGGAGCAGCCGTATGTGGACAACCTGGTTCATTACAACTGGCACTGGCGCTGGCACTGGGGCAACGGCGAACTGGGCAACAACGGCATTCACGCTTTGGATGTCGCGCGCTGGGGACTCGGTGTCGATTACCCGCGCCGCGTGACGTGCGCCGGCGGCCGCTACCAGTTCAACGACGACCAGGAAACGCCTGACGCGTACGTCACCGCTTATGAATTCGACGGCAAGGCGGCCACATGGGAGAGCCACAGTTGCCATCCGCGCGGCTTTGAAGGAGAGCAGTTCGGGATCGCGTTTTATGGAGACAAGGGTTACCTCGTCATCGCCGGCAACGGCTGCAAGATTTATGACATCAACGGCAAGGAACTGAACTCGATCAAGGGCAGATGGAATGACGCGGACCATTTTGCGAATTTTCTCGACGGCATCCGCAACGGTACACGGTTGAACTCGGAGATCGAGGAAGGCGTAAAAAGCACGCTCTGGTGCCACCTGGGCAACATCGCCTGGCGCACCGGACACGCGCTCAACATCGATCCGGCCAGCGGAAGAATCGCCGGGGACAAGGAAGCGGACAAGCTGTGGAGCCGCGAATATCGGAAGGGCTGGGAACCGAAGGTTTGA
- a CDS encoding DUF433 domain-containing protein gives MKANLSEQSKRVALNDYIVTDREILGGEPVFRNTRVPVSSLFEHLESGCPLDEFLENFPSVSRDAAVAVLMGAQELTLERARE, from the coding sequence ATGAAAGCGAACTTGAGCGAACAAAGCAAGCGCGTGGCATTGAACGATTACATCGTGACCGACCGGGAAATCCTGGGCGGCGAGCCGGTGTTCCGGAACACGCGCGTCCCGGTTTCGTCGTTGTTCGAGCATCTGGAGAGCGGCTGCCCGCTCGACGAGTTTTTGGAAAACTTTCCGTCAGTGAGCCGTGATGCCGCAGTGGCGGTGCTCATGGGCGCGCAGGAGTTGACGCTTGAAAGGGCGCGCGAGTGA
- a CDS encoding LemA family protein, whose protein sequence is MKKSWFFGFGCLGIVAVGVLLIALIVWGSYNSLVGRSQEVDKQWAQVQNVYQRRSDLIPNLVATVSGAANFEKSTLTEITEARASVGQVRVDPNQAPNDPAKLAEFQKSQERLSSALSRLLVVAERYPDLKATTSFRDLQAQLEGTENRITVERQKFNEAVQGYNTKVKSFPGLFFARMFGFTAKPYFAAKEGSDVPPKVEFNFGTPNPSPAK, encoded by the coding sequence ATGAAAAAATCATGGTTCTTCGGTTTTGGTTGTCTCGGCATCGTCGCGGTTGGAGTCCTGTTGATCGCGCTGATTGTCTGGGGAAGCTACAACTCACTGGTCGGCCGGTCGCAGGAGGTGGACAAGCAATGGGCGCAGGTCCAGAACGTTTACCAACGGCGCTCGGATTTGATTCCGAACCTGGTGGCGACCGTTTCCGGCGCGGCCAACTTCGAAAAATCCACGCTGACCGAAATCACCGAGGCGCGCGCGTCGGTGGGGCAGGTCCGGGTCGACCCGAATCAGGCGCCGAACGATCCGGCAAAGCTGGCCGAATTTCAAAAGTCGCAGGAACGTCTTTCGTCGGCGCTGTCCCGATTGCTGGTCGTCGCGGAACGGTATCCTGATTTGAAGGCGACGACGAGCTTTCGCGATTTACAGGCCCAGCTCGAAGGGACGGAAAACCGGATTACTGTCGAGCGCCAGAAATTCAACGAGGCCGTTCAGGGTTACAACACGAAGGTCAAATCCTTCCCCGGCCTGTTTTTCGCGCGGATGTTTGGCTTTACCGCGAAGCCGTATTTCGCCGCCAAGGAAGGCTCCGACGTTCCGCCGAAAGTGGAGTTCAATTTCGGCACGCCAAATCCCTCGCCCGCCAAGTAA
- a CDS encoding response regulator, which yields MLDDDSMLLSVFEAAVRIWFKDAIVLTFGDAEEAMKELERENPDIFTTDWVHPKIGGSELLRLLAARKATFPVLVMSGNATEELVRKHTPPNLNVSFLPKPSSVPQLTEIIATKLGLSPERLAGIARQPRGTRPLRIVMLDDEPMTLDVLEAIIRARFRDATVLKFDDAEEALNELAREAPDVFTTDWQHSKINGREMLHLLAQRGVRYPVFVISGLAQVRDTLLRMPPKNLNVTYLRKPCTPAKLVEALEVALKIPHAPLPTKGISSPDKP from the coding sequence ATGCTCGACGATGACTCAATGCTGCTGTCTGTTTTTGAGGCCGCCGTACGGATCTGGTTCAAGGATGCCATCGTGCTGACGTTTGGAGATGCCGAAGAAGCGATGAAGGAACTGGAGCGGGAGAATCCCGATATTTTCACGACAGACTGGGTACATCCTAAGATAGGCGGAAGCGAATTACTCCGTCTTTTGGCAGCGAGAAAGGCGACGTTCCCAGTCTTGGTAATGTCAGGAAATGCAACGGAAGAACTTGTGCGCAAACACACGCCTCCAAATCTGAATGTCAGTTTCTTGCCGAAGCCGTCCTCGGTTCCACAACTCACGGAGATAATCGCAACGAAACTCGGCCTCAGCCCCGAAAGACTTGCTGGAATCGCACGGCAACCTCGCGGGACGCGACCGCTCCGGATCGTCATGCTCGACGACGAACCAATGACGTTGGACGTTCTTGAGGCTATCATACGGGCACGGTTCAGAGATGCCACGGTGTTGAAATTCGATGACGCTGAGGAAGCCTTGAACGAACTGGCACGGGAAGCACCGGATGTTTTTACCACGGACTGGCAGCACTCCAAAATCAACGGGCGTGAAATGCTCCATCTTTTGGCACAGCGGGGAGTTCGGTATCCGGTCTTTGTAATCTCGGGTTTGGCTCAAGTCAGGGACACTTTGCTCCGTATGCCACCCAAAAATCTGAACGTCACGTACCTGCGGAAGCCTTGCACTCCTGCAAAATTGGTGGAAGCGTTGGAGGTCGCACTGAAAATTCCACACGCGCCCTTGCCGACAAAGGGAATTTCGTCGCCCGATAAACCATGA
- the selA gene encoding L-seryl-tRNA(Sec) selenium transferase encodes MTKKSPLDSVPHVEKVLRALGEADPARPAIRAVVRRELAALRAKNIAPGFDELLAASRSALDSLRASRIQPVINGTGVLIHPERGHPPLGGEVAETLQSVAANYTNLEFDAADDGQAGCAAFLEHNLALLCGAEAAAVVNNSAAALLLVLRHFNARARKEVVVSRGELIQTDASRVAEIIKASGATLRKAGTATRTSPDHYHKVIGNQTAVILRAHGSGVAVGDPLNSPSSGEIAALARNHRVPLVVYLFNGGAEMLGLASSGQAPAAAEALKHGADVACFSGGALLGGPQAGIIASTSKRVAALKKDSLFPALRCDKLLLSALQTTIDLHLTGQGSIPVLAMLRVSLEELHARARRILTAIEALPMKITVNEGRSQMGGGATPRSAAPSVTIELQPLVMSLEEFAARLRAGTPPVIGRIEDERLKLDLRTIFPRQDETLFRAIHQAFAKSA; translated from the coding sequence ATGACCAAAAAGTCTCCTTTGGATTCTGTGCCGCATGTCGAAAAGGTTCTGAGGGCCCTCGGCGAAGCCGACCCGGCGCGTCCCGCGATCCGTGCCGTGGTCCGTCGCGAACTTGCGGCGTTGCGTGCAAAAAACATCGCTCCCGGTTTCGACGAGCTGCTCGCGGCCAGCCGTTCGGCACTCGACTCATTGCGCGCCTCGCGCATCCAGCCGGTTATCAACGGCACCGGCGTTCTCATCCACCCTGAACGTGGACACCCGCCCCTCGGGGGTGAGGTCGCGGAAACGCTCCAGAGCGTCGCGGCGAACTACACGAATCTGGAATTCGACGCCGCTGACGACGGTCAAGCCGGCTGCGCCGCGTTTCTGGAACACAATCTGGCCCTGCTCTGCGGCGCGGAAGCGGCAGCCGTGGTGAACAACTCCGCCGCTGCGCTGCTGCTTGTCCTGCGCCACTTCAATGCTCGCGCGCGAAAAGAGGTCGTTGTCTCGCGCGGCGAATTGATCCAGACGGATGCCTCTCGCGTCGCGGAAATCATCAAAGCCAGCGGCGCCACACTGCGCAAAGCCGGCACGGCAACCCGGACTTCGCCGGATCATTATCACAAAGTGATCGGCAACCAAACGGCGGTGATTTTGCGGGCGCACGGCAGCGGCGTTGCCGTGGGTGATCCGCTGAACTCGCCTTCGTCAGGTGAAATCGCGGCGCTGGCGAGAAACCATCGTGTGCCGCTGGTCGTTTACCTCTTCAACGGCGGCGCGGAAATGCTGGGACTCGCTTCCAGCGGGCAGGCACCGGCGGCCGCCGAAGCGTTGAAGCACGGCGCGGATGTGGCTTGTTTCAGCGGCGGCGCATTGCTCGGCGGCCCGCAAGCCGGGATCATCGCGAGCACATCGAAACGGGTTGCTGCCCTGAAAAAGGATTCCCTGTTTCCTGCGCTTCGCTGCGACAAACTTCTCCTCTCTGCGTTGCAGACAACCATTGATCTCCACTTGACGGGCCAGGGATCCATTCCTGTGCTGGCGATGCTGCGAGTTTCCCTTGAAGAATTGCACGCGCGCGCCCGGAGGATTCTGACTGCAATCGAAGCGCTGCCGATGAAGATCACGGTCAACGAAGGCAGGTCGCAGATGGGTGGCGGTGCAACGCCGCGCTCCGCGGCTCCATCCGTCACGATTGAGCTTCAGCCTCTCGTCATGTCATTGGAGGAATTTGCGGCGCGGCTGCGTGCCGGTACACCTCCCGTCATTGGTCGTATCGAAGACGAACGGCTGAAGCTCGATCTGCGGACGATTTTTCCCCGCCAGGACGAAACGTTGTTCCGCGCCATTCATCAGGCATTCGCGAAAAGCGCGTAA